In Candidatus Defluviilinea proxima, a single genomic region encodes these proteins:
- a CDS encoding GNAT family N-acetyltransferase, whose protein sequence is MNKNSLLLMYDKDLRMRIMYPEARREITCDVVRFIRPSPGMNFVSFTFATETKLANVIDREVDYLSPMNQPFTWKVYDHDRIAGLTEKLTASGFTGDDDPAAVMILDVNQASAATHPVDANIRRITDRDGLKDVVDVLDNVYGGHNAWVYGRLGLHLQVPGYLSVYAAYVDEKPVSIAWTYFPRGRFATLFGGTTLAEYRSRGLYTNLLNTRVQEIRERGYPFAIVETGPMSRPIVVKHGFQHLTTVWDYEWSGN, encoded by the coding sequence ATGAACAAGAACAGTTTATTACTGATGTATGACAAAGACCTGCGAATGCGCATCATGTACCCCGAAGCGCGCAGGGAAATTACATGTGACGTGGTGCGGTTTATCCGCCCATCACCTGGCATGAACTTTGTGTCCTTCACGTTCGCAACAGAGACAAAGCTGGCAAATGTCATTGACAGAGAAGTGGACTATCTTTCTCCGATGAACCAGCCGTTTACGTGGAAGGTCTACGATCACGATCGCATTGCAGGTTTGACGGAAAAACTTACGGCCAGCGGATTTACGGGTGATGATGACCCTGCCGCAGTTATGATCCTCGATGTAAATCAAGCGTCAGCGGCAACCCACCCTGTGGATGCGAACATACGCCGTATTACGGACCGCGATGGTCTAAAGGATGTTGTTGATGTTCTGGATAATGTCTACGGCGGGCACAATGCCTGGGTCTATGGCAGGCTGGGATTACATTTACAAGTCCCCGGCTATTTGAGTGTTTACGCGGCATACGTGGACGAGAAGCCTGTTTCGATCGCATGGACCTATTTCCCCCGCGGACGCTTTGCGACTCTGTTCGGCGGCACGACACTGGCCGAATATCGGAGTCGAGGTTTATATACGAACCTGCTGAACACACGCGTTCAAGAAATCCGCGAGCGAGGATATCCCTTTGCCATTGTAGAAACTGGCCCCATGAGTAGACCTATTGTTGTAAAACATGGTTTCCAGCACCTGACCACGGTGTGGGATTACGAATGGAGTGGGAATTAA
- a CDS encoding RNA methyltransferase, translated as MDITSLQNPRVKHIVKLREDKKQRQKDGLMLVEGFDEIQLALSAGHVPQTLLSAPELVSTQLVVATAENLTVSRHVFEKMSYRDNPDGWLAVFPIPKLSLESDSLLSGNETPLVIVAESVEKPGNLGAILRTADAAHVDALLVCNPRVDVWNPNVVRASRGAVFSVPVVECDNASALEWLKSRKMRVLAATPSADVMYSDVNMCEPVAIAVGTEDEGLTDFWMSNADIKVKIPMMGKVNSLNVSVSTALIVYEAVRQRNKGIKVTQ; from the coding sequence ATGGATATCACCAGCCTCCAAAACCCGCGCGTCAAGCACATTGTCAAACTTCGTGAAGATAAGAAACAGCGTCAGAAGGATGGATTGATGCTTGTGGAAGGCTTTGACGAGATCCAACTGGCGCTCTCTGCCGGGCATGTGCCGCAGACGCTTCTTTCCGCCCCCGAGCTTGTTTCAACGCAATTGGTTGTAGCCACCGCTGAAAATTTGACTGTCTCCCGCCACGTCTTTGAGAAAATGTCCTACCGCGATAACCCTGATGGTTGGTTGGCCGTCTTTCCGATTCCCAAGTTGTCTTTAGAATCAGACAGCTTGCTGTCTGGAAATGAGACTCCACTGGTAATTGTGGCTGAATCCGTTGAGAAGCCTGGCAATCTCGGCGCTATCCTCCGCACAGCCGACGCCGCTCATGTAGATGCACTTCTCGTCTGTAACCCACGCGTGGACGTGTGGAATCCGAATGTTGTTCGAGCCAGCCGCGGAGCGGTTTTTAGCGTACCAGTTGTCGAATGTGATAATGCATCAGCGTTGGAATGGCTGAAGAGCAGAAAGATGCGTGTTCTCGCCGCCACTCCATCAGCAGACGTGATGTATTCCGATGTGAATATGTGTGAGCCAGTCGCCATCGCGGTCGGCACGGAAGATGAGGGGCTTACCGATTTCTGGATGTCGAACGCAGATATTAAAGTGAAGATTCCCATGATGGGCAAGGTCAATTCATTGAACGTTTCGGTTTCAACAGCGTTGATCGTATATGAGGCTGTTCGCCAAAGGAATAAAGGAATAAAAGTAACCCAGTAG
- a CDS encoding ABC transporter ATP-binding protein — MHMTTIQPTYEPAITFDFRKALEENRLKGLWKMMVDYRMPYIGATAALAVSALAKTFTYLLLRYFADDVLTEGKYIGNSMTQTFIWIGAGFVGLALFEGGFSFLSGRLAAYTAEGVTRRLRDFLFDHIQRLSFSYHATTPTGDLIERVTSDVDALRRFFSEQGIGMGRIILLFVINFIAILNLNVKLGLISVIVIPFMLWVSLWFFKKVTKAYEEYQAQEAILSTTLQENLTGVRVVKAFARQDYEKNKFEKDNWGKYLKGKILLLMHSMFWPLSDIVLGFQMLFGFVFAANMAINKEITIGMYIAYVGLVVWLIWPIRNLGRIIVSASTGMVSYGRLMEVVKQAREPLHDGTHQPTGPVKGDIEFENVSFMYSNGEKDALKNISFHIKPGQAIALLGSTGSGKTSLVNLLPRFHEYTGGRVLLDGVELKDYSRAYLRKQIGIVEQEPFLFSRTIRENITYGVGRDVSQEEVERAAKAAAVHDVILTFPDGYNTLVGEKGVTLSGGQKQRVTIARTLLKNPRILILDDSTSSVDTETEAEIRDALNRLMENRTTFIIAHRIQSVMDADLILVLDKGDVVQTGTHEELLSQAGGMYRKIYDIQTKIDEELEFEISSVN, encoded by the coding sequence ATGCACATGACTACAATTCAACCAACGTATGAACCTGCCATTACCTTCGACTTCCGTAAAGCCCTTGAAGAGAACCGCTTGAAGGGCCTTTGGAAGATGATGGTGGACTACCGTATGCCATACATCGGCGCGACGGCCGCTTTAGCCGTCTCTGCACTGGCAAAGACCTTCACCTATCTGCTTCTGCGCTACTTTGCCGATGATGTGCTGACGGAAGGCAAATATATTGGAAACAGCATGACGCAAACCTTCATTTGGATCGGTGCTGGATTTGTAGGTCTCGCGCTTTTCGAAGGTGGATTCTCGTTTCTTTCCGGACGTTTGGCTGCCTACACAGCCGAGGGAGTTACGAGGCGTCTGAGAGATTTTCTCTTCGACCACATCCAACGGTTGAGCTTCTCCTACCATGCCACCACCCCCACTGGCGACTTGATCGAACGCGTCACATCAGACGTGGATGCCCTACGTCGCTTTTTCAGCGAGCAAGGCATTGGCATGGGACGTATCATCTTGCTGTTCGTGATCAACTTCATCGCGATCTTGAACCTAAACGTGAAACTGGGTTTGATCTCGGTGATTGTGATCCCGTTCATGTTATGGGTGTCGCTGTGGTTTTTCAAGAAGGTGACCAAGGCTTACGAAGAATATCAAGCCCAAGAGGCGATCCTCTCCACCACCCTGCAAGAAAACCTGACCGGTGTACGCGTGGTCAAAGCCTTTGCGCGACAGGACTACGAGAAGAACAAGTTTGAAAAAGATAACTGGGGCAAATACCTGAAAGGCAAGATCTTGCTCCTCATGCACTCAATGTTCTGGCCGCTCTCAGATATTGTATTGGGCTTTCAGATGCTCTTTGGTTTTGTGTTTGCCGCGAATATGGCGATCAACAAAGAGATCACGATCGGCATGTACATTGCATATGTAGGTCTCGTTGTGTGGCTGATCTGGCCCATCCGCAACCTGGGACGCATCATTGTCTCTGCCTCAACAGGGATGGTGTCGTACGGCCGCTTGATGGAAGTCGTCAAGCAGGCGCGTGAACCGCTCCACGATGGGACGCACCAACCGACAGGTCCAGTGAAAGGCGATATTGAGTTTGAAAATGTCTCGTTCATGTACTCGAACGGCGAAAAGGATGCACTCAAGAACATCTCCTTCCACATCAAGCCCGGACAAGCTATTGCATTACTTGGGTCAACGGGCTCAGGAAAAACATCGCTGGTGAATCTGTTGCCTAGATTCCATGAATACACTGGTGGTCGCGTCCTGCTGGATGGCGTGGAGTTGAAGGATTACTCGCGAGCATATTTACGCAAGCAAATCGGCATTGTGGAGCAGGAACCATTCCTGTTCAGCCGCACGATCCGTGAGAACATCACCTATGGCGTTGGGCGAGACGTATCACAAGAGGAAGTGGAACGCGCCGCAAAAGCGGCCGCCGTCCATGATGTGATATTGACCTTCCCTGATGGTTACAACACATTGGTCGGTGAAAAAGGCGTGACGCTCTCCGGCGGGCAGAAGCAACGTGTGACCATTGCGCGAACACTCTTGAAGAATCCGCGTATCTTGATCCTCGATGACTCAACGTCATCTGTGGACACAGAGACCGAAGCAGAGATCCGTGACGCGCTGAATCGGTTGATGGAAAATCGTACAACCTTCATCATCGCACACCGCATCCAATCTGTGATGGACGCCGACCTGATCCTGGTGCTGGATAAAGGGGATGTCGTTCAAACGGGAACGCACGAAGAGTTGCTCTCCCAAGCAGGCGGTATGTACCGCAAGATTTACGACATCCAGACAAAGATCGACGAAGAGCTGGAATTTGAAATTTCTAGTGTGAATTGA
- a CDS encoding serine/threonine protein kinase → MKNNSLIGRKLANFQIKSLLARGGMADVYVGIDTKLHRQVAIKVFEVANRSQMAQANRFIQEARVMANWRHDNIIPIYYAGDETGLFYYVMELIEGYDLAAIMAVYVEKGELMSNADILRIGDCIASALDYAHAKGVIHRDVKPANVMIANDGRVVLGDFGLALDLKAVTQGEVFGSPHYISPEQARRSSDAVPQSDLYSLGVILFEMLTGSTPFNDPSPASLALQHITDAPPLPRSINPNLSEKVEEVLLKALEKNPKERYQSGKSLMDALRKALSTKAAPAPIDAPPLPPIPVNAPTIHRSNLSLNSFTKRGDVITALEKHSTTMRRGMAEDLVSPKPKKRRGFGLVILLGLLLAALALGMVFRPELFAPLNSLLAKISPSPVIVPTNTIVVQTVVAQPSVTDTFTPEPTATNTTAPTATLTSTVTTEPTLEPSATITQTETPASTTTITPIPVTPSASSTPQIYPNGYLMTAFYSENSFYLLDRGKASRSLSGFVFERVNNDETFQNRFEGWTWETFYVKTIQMNRCVSLEVEKSPLAYLSPAECTNRVLSRLSPAADANEIFWTQNDTSHEFRVLWENQEIARCEISAGTCDFRVP, encoded by the coding sequence GTGAAAAACAATTCCCTGATCGGCCGTAAACTGGCAAACTTTCAGATCAAGAGTCTCCTTGCACGCGGCGGTATGGCCGATGTGTACGTAGGCATTGACACGAAATTGCACCGCCAGGTCGCGATCAAGGTTTTTGAAGTGGCCAACCGTTCTCAGATGGCGCAGGCCAATCGCTTTATTCAAGAAGCGCGTGTAATGGCCAACTGGCGTCACGACAACATCATCCCCATTTACTACGCCGGCGATGAAACTGGTCTCTTCTACTATGTGATGGAACTGATCGAAGGCTATGATCTTGCCGCCATCATGGCCGTCTATGTTGAAAAAGGGGAATTGATGTCCAATGCCGATATTCTACGCATCGGTGATTGTATTGCCAGTGCATTGGACTATGCCCACGCAAAAGGAGTCATCCATCGTGACGTAAAGCCTGCCAATGTGATGATCGCCAATGATGGGCGCGTCGTTCTTGGGGACTTTGGGCTGGCTCTCGACCTAAAGGCCGTTACGCAGGGAGAGGTTTTCGGGAGTCCACACTATATTTCGCCGGAACAGGCTCGTCGGTCGTCTGATGCGGTTCCACAATCCGATCTTTATTCATTGGGAGTGATCCTCTTCGAAATGTTGACTGGTTCAACCCCGTTCAACGATCCATCCCCCGCCAGCCTTGCACTTCAACACATTACAGATGCGCCGCCGTTGCCTCGCAGTATTAACCCAAACCTTTCTGAAAAAGTGGAAGAGGTTCTACTAAAGGCGCTTGAGAAAAATCCGAAAGAGCGTTACCAAAGCGGCAAAAGTTTGATGGACGCGTTACGTAAAGCGCTCTCTACAAAAGCCGCTCCTGCCCCGATCGATGCGCCGCCGCTCCCACCCATCCCTGTCAATGCGCCAACTATTCACCGGAGCAACCTTTCGCTCAACTCTTTCACCAAACGTGGTGACGTGATCACCGCTCTCGAAAAACATTCCACAACCATGCGGCGTGGAATGGCCGAAGATTTGGTGAGCCCCAAACCCAAGAAACGGCGAGGATTTGGGTTGGTCATTCTCCTTGGGCTTTTATTAGCCGCTTTGGCATTAGGAATGGTATTTCGCCCTGAGCTTTTTGCCCCATTAAATTCGCTCCTTGCGAAGATATCACCATCACCGGTCATCGTGCCTACCAATACGATCGTCGTTCAGACCGTGGTCGCACAACCTTCTGTTACTGATACCTTTACCCCAGAGCCGACCGCCACAAACACAACTGCTCCCACAGCAACTCTCACATCGACAGTCACCACCGAACCTACTCTTGAGCCGTCTGCCACGATCACGCAAACCGAGACACCCGCTTCCACAACGACCATAACACCGATACCAGTGACACCGTCGGCATCATCTACACCGCAGATCTATCCCAATGGATATCTGATGACGGCCTTTTACAGCGAGAATAGTTTTTATCTCCTTGATCGAGGTAAAGCATCGCGAAGCCTTTCAGGCTTTGTGTTCGAGCGCGTTAACAATGACGAGACCTTCCAGAATCGTTTCGAAGGCTGGACGTGGGAAACCTTCTACGTCAAAACCATTCAAATGAATCGTTGCGTGAGCTTGGAAGTGGAAAAATCTCCGCTTGCATATTTGAGTCCCGCTGAGTGCACAAACAGGGTTCTGAGCAGATTATCACCCGCGGCAGATGCCAATGAAATCTTCTGGACGCAGAACGACACCAGCCATGAATTTAGAGTGCTTTGGGAGAATCAGGAAATTGCCCGTTGTGAAATTTCTGCAGGCACTTGTGATTTCCGCGTTCCGTAA
- a CDS encoding GNAT family N-acetyltransferase: MKTEYLPFTEQIIPEAGKLLADRHARNRKSLPLLPARFEDPQVAAKAVDTLWQKKLKNGYAAFRDGKMIAYLIGETTTLPWGRSGYVYLPGYALAENENPAIMQDLYAMLGDDWVKTGHFNHYLYISVADKNVLDALFDLGFGKERVDALLNLGKAVTPEIKEATGISIRKAGTGDNAHLGSLSDVIFRALAKAPYWHPTVPEEWGELHEGWSELADEKEWTVWLALENEEALGTVGFTAQAEADTDMLASPRTSYLSVAATKPQARGRGISTTLTWHGLEQTRKDGFEICYTNWISPNLLASRFWPRFGFKDVAYRVAKKVSPMIAWAKSE, translated from the coding sequence ATGAAAACTGAATACTTACCATTTACAGAACAAATAATTCCCGAGGCGGGAAAACTTTTGGCAGATCGGCACGCACGTAATCGCAAAAGCCTGCCATTGTTACCCGCCCGATTTGAAGACCCGCAGGTTGCGGCGAAGGCCGTTGATACGTTATGGCAAAAGAAACTCAAGAACGGATACGCGGCGTTTCGCGACGGGAAGATGATCGCATACCTTATCGGCGAGACGACAACCCTGCCTTGGGGCCGAAGTGGATATGTTTATTTACCCGGGTATGCACTTGCTGAAAATGAAAACCCAGCAATCATGCAAGACTTATACGCCATGCTTGGCGATGACTGGGTGAAAACGGGACACTTCAATCACTATCTATATATCTCTGTTGCGGATAAAAATGTTCTTGATGCTTTGTTCGATCTTGGGTTTGGCAAGGAACGAGTGGATGCCTTGCTCAATCTGGGCAAAGCAGTCACCCCTGAGATAAAAGAAGCGACAGGTATTTCCATCCGAAAAGCAGGAACGGGAGACAATGCCCATCTTGGGAGTCTCTCGGATGTGATCTTCCGTGCATTGGCGAAGGCTCCCTACTGGCATCCGACTGTTCCCGAGGAATGGGGTGAGTTGCACGAGGGTTGGTCTGAGCTTGCTGACGAGAAAGAATGGACAGTTTGGCTGGCACTCGAAAACGAGGAAGCACTTGGAACAGTCGGCTTTACTGCCCAGGCCGAAGCAGATACAGATATGCTTGCTTCACCGCGTACATCCTATTTGAGTGTTGCCGCCACAAAACCACAAGCACGCGGCCGTGGTATCAGCACCACATTAACTTGGCATGGATTGGAACAAACGCGTAAAGATGGATTTGAAATTTGTTACACCAACTGGATCAGCCCCAACCTGTTAGCATCTCGTTTTTGGCCACGCTTTGGTTTCAAGGATGTGGCCTACCGGGTTGCCAAAAAGGTTAGCCCAATGATCGCGTGGGCGAAGTCAGAATGA
- a CDS encoding ABC transporter ATP-binding protein — MSEELIELEEEEHTSQLTAPVFRRILTLLKPHWKWVVGFLITIALTSGLDAYFTFLNKQIVDTGINLGDKDRVMHLAVIYGIFQLLQSGFVFTFIYLAGVLGERVQYDLRKMLFNHLQDLSLSYYAQNAVGRLIARVTSDTGRVADLLTWGVVDTTWAIMNIITSVTFMAIINWRLALIVFTVIPIMLFIAVQFRKKILVEYRVSRRTNSKITGAFNENFQGVRVVKALLREDENTKEFQQLTTKMYNASYRAAWLSALFLPTVQIIAAVALGVIVGYGGRQIQIGLMTIGGIQAFVSYLTFMMWPIQDLARVYAEMQHSIASAERIFKLADTPPDVHDRPDAIEAKTLMGEIEFDHVDFYYEDRKPVLQDFTLKVKPGEMIALVGPTGGGKSTIVNLLCRFYEPREGTIRINGHDYMDYTLASIHSRIGIVLQTPHLFSGSVRDNIRYGRLAANDDEVIEAAKIAGAHDFIVMLEKGYDQNVGEGGNLLSVGQKQLISLARAVLARPELFIMDEATSSVDTLTEALIQRGMEALMEGRTSFVIAHRLSTIRRANRIIVIENGKIAEQGTHAELLKLGGHYYHLYTQQFRHELEAQYGFDEAVGVKVKEEEPEALAAD, encoded by the coding sequence ATGTCTGAAGAACTTATTGAACTCGAAGAAGAAGAGCACACATCACAATTAACCGCGCCCGTTTTCAGGCGCATATTGACTTTGCTCAAACCACACTGGAAGTGGGTGGTGGGCTTTCTCATTACCATCGCATTGACATCTGGCCTGGATGCCTATTTCACATTCTTGAATAAGCAGATCGTCGATACGGGTATCAACCTTGGCGACAAAGACCGCGTGATGCACCTTGCGGTGATCTATGGCATATTCCAGTTACTGCAATCGGGATTTGTGTTCACGTTCATTTATCTAGCCGGTGTGTTGGGAGAGCGCGTGCAATATGATCTGCGCAAGATGCTGTTCAATCACCTGCAAGACCTGTCGCTTTCATATTATGCACAGAATGCGGTTGGTCGTTTGATCGCACGTGTGACATCAGATACTGGCCGCGTGGCAGACCTGCTCACCTGGGGCGTAGTGGATACGACCTGGGCGATCATGAACATCATCACATCGGTCACGTTCATGGCCATCATCAACTGGCGGCTGGCGTTGATCGTATTCACGGTCATCCCGATCATGCTTTTTATTGCAGTGCAATTCCGCAAGAAGATATTGGTCGAGTATCGTGTATCGCGCCGAACAAATTCAAAGATCACCGGTGCGTTCAACGAGAACTTTCAGGGCGTGCGCGTGGTCAAGGCCTTACTGCGCGAGGATGAGAACACCAAAGAGTTCCAGCAGTTGACGACGAAGATGTACAACGCATCCTATCGTGCGGCCTGGCTCTCGGCGCTCTTCCTCCCCACCGTGCAGATCATTGCCGCAGTAGCGTTGGGTGTGATCGTGGGTTATGGAGGCAGGCAGATCCAGATTGGTCTGATGACCATCGGTGGTATCCAAGCTTTTGTCTCATACCTCACATTCATGATGTGGCCCATTCAAGACTTGGCGCGCGTGTATGCCGAAATGCAACACTCCATTGCGTCAGCGGAGAGAATATTCAAATTGGCAGATACCCCGCCCGATGTCCATGATAGACCCGATGCCATCGAGGCGAAAACACTGATGGGTGAGATCGAATTCGATCATGTGGATTTCTATTACGAAGATCGCAAGCCCGTCCTGCAGGATTTCACGCTGAAGGTCAAGCCCGGCGAGATGATCGCATTGGTTGGCCCAACGGGCGGAGGTAAATCCACGATCGTGAATCTCTTGTGCCGATTTTATGAACCGCGCGAAGGGACGATCCGCATCAACGGGCACGACTACATGGACTACACCCTCGCCTCCATCCACAGCCGGATCGGGATCGTGTTACAGACGCCTCATCTCTTCTCTGGCAGTGTCCGCGACAACATCCGCTATGGGCGGCTCGCCGCGAACGATGACGAAGTGATCGAAGCCGCAAAGATCGCGGGCGCGCATGATTTCATTGTGATGCTCGAAAAGGGATATGACCAGAACGTGGGTGAAGGCGGTAACTTGCTCTCGGTTGGACAGAAGCAGTTGATCAGTCTCGCGCGAGCAGTGCTGGCCCGCCCCGAACTGTTCATCATGGACGAGGCCACGTCATCGGTTGATACATTGACCGAGGCGTTAATTCAGCGTGGCATGGAAGCCTTGATGGAAGGTCGTACATCATTTGTCATTGCGCATCGTCTGTCAACGATACGCCGCGCCAACCGCATCATCGTGATCGAAAACGGGAAAATCGCGGAACAAGGCACGCACGCCGAGTTGCTGAAACTGGGCGGACATTACTATCACCTGTACACGCAACAGTTCCGCCATGAGCTGGAAGCACAATATGGATTTGACGAGGCCGTGGGCGTAAAGGTAAAGGAAGAAGAACCCGAAGCGCTGGCCGCAGATTAA
- a CDS encoding ABC transporter ATP-binding protein, with the protein MSEYILEVKNLKKYFQAGRPGWFSRKESFVHAVDDLNLQLRRGEVIALVGESGCGKSTLSLTLMGLEEATAGNIFFDGKDITHASAKERKAIRQRIQMVFQDPYESLNPTQTIEEIVSEPLIVHGIAANPEERRARVLQALEDSGLKPAEDYLYRYPHQLSGGQRQRVVIAGALVLEPHILLADEPVSMLDVSIRAEIINLLADLRRTRGISVIFITHDLGTVGYFADRVAVMYLGRIVEIGTMREVLKKPQHPYTKALLSVIPVPNPRMRKKRMVLLGETPNPIDLPSGCRFHPRCPVAIDICKQSDPRLLTVTDTHQAACLLLVK; encoded by the coding sequence ATGAGCGAATATATTCTCGAAGTAAAGAACTTGAAAAAATATTTCCAAGCGGGTCGGCCAGGCTGGTTCTCACGCAAGGAAAGTTTTGTCCACGCCGTGGATGATCTCAACCTGCAACTCAGGCGAGGGGAAGTGATCGCTCTGGTCGGCGAAAGCGGATGCGGAAAATCTACGTTATCGCTCACCTTGATGGGTTTGGAAGAAGCTACCGCGGGCAATATTTTCTTTGACGGCAAGGATATTACCCATGCATCGGCAAAGGAACGCAAGGCCATCCGTCAGCGTATTCAAATGGTTTTTCAAGACCCCTATGAATCGCTCAATCCCACCCAAACTATAGAAGAGATCGTTTCCGAACCTCTCATCGTTCATGGTATCGCGGCAAATCCTGAAGAAAGACGAGCACGCGTTCTACAAGCTTTGGAAGATTCGGGCTTGAAACCAGCTGAAGATTACTTATACCGTTACCCACACCAACTCTCTGGTGGGCAACGTCAACGTGTTGTTATTGCGGGGGCGCTGGTACTTGAACCGCATATTTTGCTGGCTGATGAACCAGTCTCAATGCTCGACGTTTCCATCCGTGCTGAGATCATCAACTTGCTGGCCGACCTGCGGCGCACACGCGGCATCTCTGTCATCTTCATTACACACGATCTTGGCACAGTCGGCTACTTCGCAGACCGTGTAGCGGTCATGTACTTGGGGCGTATCGTTGAGATCGGCACCATGCGTGAAGTGTTGAAGAAGCCGCAACATCCTTATACAAAGGCGTTGCTTTCGGTTATCCCTGTTCCCAACCCCCGCATGCGCAAGAAAAGAATGGTCCTTCTAGGTGAAACTCCGAACCCCATTGACCTTCCATCAGGGTGTCGCTTCCACCCGCGTTGCCCGGTTGCGATCGATATATGCAAACAAAGCGATCCACGGTTACTGACGGTGACCGATACACATCAAGCCGCCTGTCTGCTCCTCGTAAAATAA
- a CDS encoding aminotransferase class IV, with protein MMSDKVEEVYFSDQSSLDVITRQLPDGYYSTFRTYGGCTRVLGLKAHLQRLPNLDASLLRRNLIQLLEPYRPDEARVRVMMTFDGQVHISIEPLKLLSREVYEKGVRVETTATQRKDPRIKSTSFIARSEEDRKHIAKIGIFEALLVKSGKILEGMTSNFFYVLRAPENASGLRKHASTTSVAKIAPRSAQHGIVYTAQRDILLGVTRRTVIRVARGRGLEVRYSPLKLNQLSDVKEAFITSSSRGIVPVIQIDDVLVGQGMPGEITQMLISAYEENVLKAAEKI; from the coding sequence ATGATGTCAGACAAAGTCGAAGAAGTCTATTTCTCCGATCAATCTTCATTGGATGTCATTACACGTCAACTCCCTGATGGGTATTATTCGACGTTCCGCACTTACGGTGGATGCACTCGCGTTTTGGGACTCAAGGCACATTTACAACGCTTGCCCAACTTGGACGCTTCCCTCTTACGCCGAAACCTGATTCAGTTACTCGAGCCTTATCGTCCTGACGAAGCCCGCGTGAGGGTGATGATGACCTTCGATGGACAAGTCCATATCTCCATTGAACCACTTAAGTTGTTGTCGCGCGAAGTGTACGAAAAAGGCGTCCGTGTGGAGACAACAGCCACTCAACGCAAGGACCCGCGTATAAAATCCACTTCATTCATTGCTCGAAGCGAAGAAGACCGAAAGCACATTGCAAAGATCGGGATCTTTGAAGCCTTGTTGGTAAAGAGTGGGAAAATTCTGGAAGGAATGACGAGTAATTTCTTTTATGTTCTTCGCGCTCCCGAAAATGCATCGGGACTTCGGAAGCATGCTTCGACTACGTCCGTCGCAAAAATCGCTCCTCGCTCCGCTCAGCATGGAATCGTTTATACCGCCCAACGTGACATTCTCCTTGGCGTCACACGCCGGACCGTGATCCGTGTGGCGCGGGGCAGAGGGCTTGAGGTGCGATACAGCCCATTGAAACTGAATCAACTATCGGATGTGAAAGAAGCGTTCATCACATCCAGTTCGCGTGGGATTGTGCCAGTTATCCAAATTGATGATGTGTTGGTAGGGCAGGGGATGCCTGGGGAAATTACGCAGATGTTGATCTCTGCCTACGAAGAAAATGTTTTGAAAGCGGCTGAGAAAATTTGA